From a single Rosa rugosa chromosome 7, drRosRugo1.1, whole genome shotgun sequence genomic region:
- the LOC133723072 gene encoding uncharacterized protein LOC133723072, whose protein sequence is MIILSWNVRGLGNPSTFNALKKLLRVQDPDLVFLMETKKKEDAMARLCSSLGYNNYKIVDRTREKGGGLALLWKDGLTVEVVDSSPGFIDGIVLCNGKRLRVTGFYGHPTTGERHHSWEVIRRLAHSLTTDDWIIFGDFNEILRDEEKSVGRLRPMCQMERFGEVVNECGFKEVEFTGPTFTWSNGTIAERLDRGFLNPTATISYPNAHVFHLEETWEMKASDSLYSKLQFCAERLQEWNSKVVGHIPRKIAALKTLLQNFPIDACSEADRRQRKVIKHEIEKYAEYEESLWKQKSRIQWLQEGDQNTKYFHAVAKGRGQQNKIQGVCDETGAWCEDMEAIQNAFVTYFSNLYISEGCNNLELVLDTIPRRVTEEVNSKLLGRFERWEVELALKHMGATKSPGLDGMSALFFKSFWPVVGDAVCEFCLGVLNDGKELEEFNHTLISLIPKISNPKSVTEFRPISLCSTVYKFISKTLANRLKKHLPDIISSTQSAFVPGRNIQDNVIAAFETVHSIRIKKTTQEPKMVLKLDISKAYDRVEWLFLEEVMKKLGFANRWVSLVMKCVQSVSFSILWKGQPVGHFTPTRGIRQGGPLSPYLFLLVSEGLSGLLHRADEVGMIHGVKVAPSAPSISHLLFADDSLLFVNANIQDCISLKQCLLLYESAAGQRINFQKSALSFGPNVPENLQVELQEFLNVPVVDFHEKYLGLPTSIGRNKTDVFRKLNERLDRQLQGWQGKFLSKAGKLVLIKAVAQAIPTYSMLVFQLPIGVCKKFQSKVSKFWWGKSGGVRGIHWSSWERLCTSKEAGGLGVRDLRAFNQSMLAKTVWRIFWGRSSLVLDQGTRWRIGNGRRVRIKGDRWLPTPSSFKVISSLPIPDAWTVEHLLTESGAWNVPLIQSLFLAHEAETILAMPLGLRSIPDKLVWHFTKNGNFTVKTGYWVARALQEKKNGSIAGCSTSRVPEVWKKVWKLHVPSKINLLLWRAFHNFLPCGQNLQQRRITMDGTCWQCGAACESTLHVFWECPAARNVWKLTFLSEVCKTWKEPSVMDLFSHVSSIAVGNDLALFGFIIWWLWRNRNLQRHGEKTMHSEGLVQAATEWQLQFCSAIAQTPPTRLHEGSTYQEVVNWNTPARGFLKMNFDGATDVKNGVSGIGAVFRDHEGTLKGAVAAPLVGNISPRAVESLALLHGLRYALHVGFTKLEVEGDALTVLNTLHDKHDDLSSEGHILDEVKQLFQFFSFCSWHFVRRDCNKVAHRLAKEALQLSHPFVCLESGPIWLHQCVSIDFECEV, encoded by the exons ATGATTATCCTCAGCTGGAATGTGCGCGGGCTTGGGAACCCGTCCACATTCAATGCCCTCAAGAAACTACTGAGGGTTCAAGATCCCGACTTAGTTTTCCTAATGGAGACTAAGAAGAAGGAAGATGCAATGGCGAGATTATGCAGTTCTCTAGGCTATAATAATTATAAGATTGTTGACAGAACAAGAGAAAAGGGAGGCGGGCTAGCTCTGTTATGGAAGGATGGTTTAACTGTAGAGGTTGTGGATTCGAGTCCCGGTTTCATAGATGGTATTGTGTTATGTAATGGGAAGAGGCTGCGAGTGACTGGTTTCTATGGTCATCCGACAACGGGAGAGAGGCATCACTCTTGGGAGGTTATACGGCGACTGGCTCACTCTCTGACAACGGATGATTGGATCATTTTTGGTGATTTTAATGAAATTCTGAGGGATGAAGAAAAAAGTGTTGGGCGGCTCCGTCCCATGTGTCAGATGGAGAGGTTTGGAGAGGTAGTAAATGAATGTGGCTTTAAGGAAGTGGAGTTTACAGGGCCTACTTTTACTTGGAGTAATGGTACGATTGCAGAAAGATTAGACCGGGGTTTTTTGAATCCTACTGCGACGATTTCTTATCCTAATGCTCATGTTTTTCATTTGGAG GAGACTTGGGAGATGAAGGCATCAGATTCTCTCTATTCTAAACTACAGTTTTGTGCTGAGAGACTGCAAGAATGGAATTCGAAGGTGGTCGGTCATATCCCCAGAAAGATTGCAGCACTGAAAACGTTGTTGCAAAACTTTCCAATTGATGCATGCTCTGAAGCTGATAGAAGACAGCGTAAAGTGATTAAACATGAGATAGAAAAATATGCTGAATATGAGGAGTCTCtttggaaacaaaaatcccGAATTCAATGGTTACAAGAAGGGGATCAGAACACCAAATATTTCCATGCGGTGGCTAAGGGACGTGgtcaacaaaataaaatacaagGTGTTTGTGATGAAACTGGGGCCTGGTGTGAGGATATGGAAGCTATTCAAAATGCTTTTGTGACCTACTTCTCTAACCTGTACATATCGGAGGGATGCAATAACTTGGAGTTAGTTCTCGATACGATCCCAAGAAGAGTTACAGAGGAAGTAAATAGTAAGCTGCTTGGAAGGTTTGAAAGATGGGAAGTAGAGTTGGCTTTGAAACATATGGGGGCGACAAAATCGCCTGGTTTGGATGGGATGTCAGCTCTGTTTTTCAAATCCTTTTGGCCTGTGGTAGGGGATGCAGTCTGTGAGTTTTGTTTGGGTGTTCTGAATGACGGAAAGGAGTTAGAAGAGTTTAATCATACTCTTATCTCTCTGATTCCAAAAATCTCAAACCCAAAGAGTGTGACAGAGTTTCGTCCCATAAGTCTCTGCTCCACAGTTTATAAATTCATCTCAAAAACTTTAGCTAACAGGTTGAAGAAGCATCTGCCAGATATTATTTCCAGCACTCAAAGCGCTTTTGTTCCAGGTCGGAATATTCAAGATAACGTTATTGCAGCATTTGAAACTGTTCACAGCATCCGTATTAAGAAGACCACTCAGGAGCCAAAGATGGTGCTGAAATTAGACATTAGCAAAGCGTATGATAGGGTGGAGTGGCTTTTCCTTGAAGAAGTGATGAAGAAGTTAGGGTTTGCCAACAGGTGGGTTTCTCTAGTTATGAAATGTGTTCAGTCAGTTTCTTTCTCAATTCTTTGGAAAGGTCAACCGGTTGGACACTTTACACCAACTAGAGGCATTCGTCAGGGCGGTCCTTTGTCCCCGTATCTTTTTCTCCTCGTATCTGAAGGTTTGTCAGGTCTGTTACATCGTGCAGATGAAGTGGGAATGATTCATGGGGTTAAAGTTGCCCCTTCTGCACCATCTATTTCTCACCTCCTATTCGCAGATGATAGTTTGCTCTTTGTGAATGCTAACATCCAGGATTGTATCTCCCTGAAGCAATGCTTGTTATTGTATGAGAGTGCAGCTGGACAGAGGATTAACTTTCAAAAATCGGCGTTGTCTTTTGGTCCTAATGTCCCTGAAAATTTGCAAGTGGAGTTACAAGAGTTTCTAAATGTTCCGGTGGTGGATTTCCATGAAAAATATCTGGGGCTCCCAACATCAATTGGTAGAAATAAAACAGATGTTTTTCGGAAGCTGAACGAAAGACTGGATAGGCAGTTGCAAGGTTGGCAAGGGAAGTTCCTCTCAAAAGCGGGTAAGCTTGTTTTAATTAAagcagtggctcaagctattcCCACTTATTCCATGCTCGTGTTCCAATTGCCAATTGGGGTGTGTAAGAAATTCCAGTCTAAGGTGAGCAAATTCTGGTGGGGCAAGAGCGGTGGGGTGAGAGGTATTCACTGGAGCAGTTGGGAGCGTTTATGTACAAGTAAGGAGGCAGGAGGTTTAGGTGTCCGAGACCTCAGGGCCTTTAATCAGTCGATGCTTGCAAAAACAGTATGGCGTATCTTCTGGGGTAGATCTTCTTTG GTGCTTGATCAGGGGACTAGATGGCGCATTGGTAATGGAAGGAGGGTTCGCATAAAGGGAGATCGATGGCTACCAACCCCATCAAGTTTTAAAGTTATCTCTTCTTTGCCTATACCAGATGCTTGGACTGTGGAACACCTTTTGACGGAATCGGGAGCATGGAACGTCCCTCTAATTCAATCACTCTTTCTTGCACATGAAGCTGAGACAATACTGGCAATGCCTTTGGGTTTGAGATCGATCCCAGATAAACTCGTTTGGCATTTCACTAAGAATGGTAACTTTACAGTTAAAACTGGTTACTGGGTAGCTCGTGCATTGCAGGAAAAGAAGAATGGGAGCATTGCCGGGTGTAGTACCTCTAGGGTTCCAGAGGTGTGGAAGAAGGTTTGGAAGCTTCATGTTCCAAGCAAGATCAACTTATTACTTTGGAGGGCTTTTCACAATTTCCTCCCGTGTGGTCAAAACTTACAGCAAAGGAGAATAACTATGGATGGAACGTGTTGGCAATGCGGGGCTGCTTGTGAGTCTACTCTTCATGTTTTTTGGGAATGCCCTGCAGCGAGAAATGTTTGGAAGCTGACCTTTTTAAGTGAAGTTTGTAAAACATGGAAGGAACCTTCTGTCATGGATTTATTCTCACATGTTTCGAGTATAGCTGTCGGTAATGATTTGGCTCTCTTTGGCTTTATAATCTGGTGGTTGTGGCGGAATAGGAATTTGCAGCGACATGGGGAGAAGACTATGCATTCTGAGGGTCTTGTTCAAGCTGCAACGGAGTGGCAGCTGCAATTTTGTTCTGCTATTGCACAGACGCCACCAACAAGATTGCATGAAGGGTCAACGTATCAGGAGGTTGTGAACTGGAACACGCCAGCACGAGGCTTTTTAAAGATGAATTTTGATGGGGCTACAGATGTAAAAAATGGAGTAAGTGGAATTGGGGCTGTCTTTCGGGATCATGAGGGTACGCTAAAAGGTGCTGTGGCTGCTCCATTGGTAGGTAATATATCTCCCAGAGCGGTGGAGTCATTAGCATTATTGCATGGTCTTCGATATGCCTTACATGTTGGTTTTACTAAATTAGAGGTGGAAGGGGATGCTCTGACAGTATTGAATACGTTGCATGACAAACATGACGACCTGAGTTCGGAGGGACATATTCTCGATGAAGTTAAACAGTTATTTcagttttttagtttttgtagTTGGCATTTTGTGAGACGTGATTGCAATAAAGTTGCACATCGTCTTGCAAAGGAAGCATTGCAGTTGAGTCACCCttttgtgtgtttggagtcggggccgATTTGGCTCCACCAGTGTGTCAGTATAGACTTCGAGTGTGAAGTCTGA